From the Flavimarina sp. Hel_I_48 genome, one window contains:
- the ahcY gene encoding adenosylhomocysteinase, with protein sequence MATKTLQYVPNKVKNISLAAYGRKEIELAEAEMPGLMSLREEYKEEQPLKGARIAGCLHMTIQTAVLIETLISLGAEVTWSSCNIFSTQDHAAAAIAEAGIPVYAWKGMNEEEFNWCIEQTLFFGEDRKPLNMILDDGGDLTNMVFDKYPELAEGINGLSEETTTGVHRLYERMKKGTLSMPAINVNDSVTKSKFDNKYGCRESAVDAIRRATDVMLAGKRVVVCGYGDVGKGTAQSFKGAGSIVTVTEIDPICALQAAMDGFEVKKLENVLSKADIVITTTGNKGIVRSEHFEAMKDKTIVCNIGHFDNEIAVAWLNENYGDTKDEIKPQVDKYTINGKDIILLAEGRLVNLGCATGHPSFVMSNSFTNQTLAQIELWTNPDNYENKVYMLPKHLDEKVAKLHLEKIGVELTELSEEQAEYIGVEVEGPYKPEYYRY encoded by the coding sequence ATGGCAACGAAAACATTGCAATACGTACCCAATAAAGTAAAAAACATTTCATTAGCTGCTTACGGCCGCAAGGAGATCGAACTCGCCGAAGCAGAAATGCCGGGACTTATGTCCCTTCGTGAGGAATATAAAGAGGAGCAGCCACTTAAAGGCGCACGCATCGCAGGATGTTTGCACATGACCATACAAACGGCCGTTCTTATTGAAACATTGATTTCGCTGGGAGCAGAGGTAACATGGAGTTCTTGTAATATATTTTCTACTCAGGACCATGCCGCTGCTGCCATAGCAGAAGCTGGTATCCCTGTATATGCATGGAAGGGAATGAACGAGGAAGAGTTTAACTGGTGTATCGAGCAAACACTTTTTTTTGGCGAAGACCGCAAACCTCTTAACATGATTCTTGATGATGGTGGGGATTTGACCAATATGGTTTTTGACAAGTATCCAGAACTTGCAGAAGGTATCAATGGTTTATCTGAAGAAACAACTACCGGTGTTCACCGTCTATATGAGCGCATGAAGAAAGGAACACTTTCCATGCCTGCCATTAATGTAAATGATAGTGTGACCAAGTCTAAGTTTGACAATAAATACGGTTGTCGCGAAAGCGCCGTAGATGCCATTCGTCGTGCAACTGACGTTATGTTAGCTGGTAAACGTGTGGTAGTTTGCGGTTATGGTGATGTAGGTAAAGGTACTGCTCAATCGTTTAAAGGTGCTGGTTCTATTGTTACCGTAACCGAAATTGATCCTATTTGCGCCCTACAGGCGGCTATGGATGGTTTTGAAGTCAAGAAGCTTGAAAATGTACTTTCAAAAGCGGATATCGTGATCACGACTACTGGAAACAAAGGTATTGTACGTAGTGAGCATTTTGAAGCCATGAAGGACAAAACAATTGTTTGTAACATAGGCCATTTTGATAATGAAATTGCTGTGGCCTGGCTTAATGAGAACTATGGTGATACTAAAGATGAAATCAAACCACAAGTTGATAAATACACGATCAACGGTAAGGATATTATTCTTCTTGCTGAAGGCCGACTTGTAAACCTGGGTTGTGCTACAGGACATCCTAGTTTTGTAATGAGTAACTCTTTTACAAATCAGACCCTGGCTCAAATTGAACTGTGGACTAATCCTGATAACTACGAGAATAAAGTTTATATGTTACCGAAACATCTGGATGAGAAAGTAGCGAAACTACATTTAGAAAAAATAGGAGTAGAACTTACAGAATTATCTGAAGAACAAGCCGAATATATAGGTGTGGAAGTAGAAGGACCGTACAAACCAGAATACTACAGATACTAA
- a CDS encoding DUF3332 domain-containing protein, producing MKKLSIVGMLCLAFLFNSCLGSYSAFNNLREWNEDATNNKFVNNLIFWGLNIIPVYGLFFAGDTLIFNVIEFWSGDNPVAMNEGESQTEVLAYKGNTYKMTATKNKFDITVIDGEKQGNTISLVYKPEDQSWNTEKDGELIKLSSFKDGLMLVYLPNGETVKINPAESREESLAQINEAVHNFKFEQRTLVVGN from the coding sequence ATGAAAAAATTATCTATCGTAGGAATGCTATGCTTAGCCTTTTTGTTCAACAGTTGCCTGGGTTCTTACAGTGCTTTTAATAACCTCAGGGAGTGGAATGAAGATGCGACCAACAACAAATTTGTAAACAACTTAATCTTCTGGGGACTGAATATTATTCCAGTTTACGGACTTTTCTTTGCAGGGGATACCTTGATCTTCAACGTAATTGAATTCTGGAGTGGGGACAACCCGGTTGCAATGAATGAAGGAGAGAGCCAGACCGAAGTACTTGCTTATAAAGGGAATACCTATAAGATGACCGCAACCAAAAATAAATTTGATATAACTGTTATAGATGGTGAAAAGCAGGGCAATACTATATCCCTGGTATACAAGCCAGAAGATCAATCCTGGAATACAGAAAAAGATGGCGAACTAATCAAGCTTTCTTCTTTTAAAGATGGGTTGATGCTCGTTTATCTTCCTAATGGAGAAACCGTTAAAATAAATCCTGCTGAAAGTCGTGAAGAAAGTTTGGCACAAATTAATGAAGCCGTACACAACTTTAAATTTGAGCAGCGTACATTAGTAGTTGGGAACTAA
- the rpmA gene encoding 50S ribosomal protein L27: protein MAHKKGVGSSKNGRDSESKRLGVKIFGGQPAIAGNIIVRQRGTAHKPGENVYAGKDHTLHAKVDGVVRFTKKKDDKSYVSIDPVGQA, encoded by the coding sequence ATGGCTCACAAAAAAGGAGTTGGTAGTTCGAAAAACGGCAGGGATTCGGAATCGAAACGTTTAGGTGTTAAGATTTTTGGAGGTCAGCCAGCTATCGCAGGAAATATTATTGTAAGACAGCGTGGTACTGCTCACAAACCCGGTGAAAACGTTTATGCAGGTAAGGATCACACCTTGCATGCAAAAGTTGACGGAGTTGTAAGGTTTACCAAGAAAAAAGATGATAAATCTTATGTGTCTATAGATCCAGTAGGACAGGCATAA
- the rplU gene encoding 50S ribosomal protein L21, with translation MYAIVEIAGQQFKVAKDQKIYVNRLAEDEGANVSFDKVLLADDNGNVTLGAPAIDGALVGAKVVKHLRGDKVIVFKKKRRKGYKKKNGHRQSLTQLEIVDISLSGKKKESKKEDSKKTEAAKDASKKESKTSENQASDANGFLKNIGTAKKEDADNLKEINGIGPAYEKRLNEVGIFTYEQISKLKEADMEELSSIDGITREKIESDEWVKQAKALLKN, from the coding sequence ATGTATGCAATTGTAGAGATAGCAGGGCAGCAATTTAAAGTTGCGAAAGACCAGAAGATCTACGTAAACCGCCTAGCAGAAGATGAAGGAGCAAATGTCTCTTTTGACAAAGTCCTTCTTGCTGATGATAACGGTAACGTAACTTTAGGCGCCCCGGCTATAGACGGCGCTCTCGTAGGAGCAAAAGTCGTAAAGCACCTTAGAGGTGACAAAGTAATCGTCTTCAAGAAAAAGAGACGTAAAGGTTACAAAAAGAAAAACGGTCACAGACAGTCCTTAACGCAACTGGAAATTGTTGATATTAGTCTTTCTGGTAAAAAGAAAGAATCTAAGAAAGAGGATTCAAAAAAGACCGAAGCTGCAAAAGACGCTTCAAAAAAAGAGTCTAAAACCAGCGAAAATCAAGCTTCTGATGCTAATGGTTTTTTAAAGAATATAGGCACCGCTAAAAAAGAGGATGCAGATAATCTTAAAGAGATCAACGGTATAGGCCCAGCCTATGAAAAGAGACTTAACGAAGTAGGGATTTTTACCTATGAGCAAATAAGTAAACTCAAAGAAGCAGATATGGAAGAACTTTCTTCTATAGACGGTATTACCCGTGAAAAGATTGAATCTGATGAATGGGTAAAGCAAGCTAAAGCGTTGCTTAAAAACTAA
- a CDS encoding DUF4199 domain-containing protein codes for MPKIILPIRFGLAIAAALIVYFLLLSLFGLHVNPFFSLFNGVITGFGIFEAIKYYKREKGPSFEYSDGFSVGVVTGFVATILFTIFFALYAGNFNPDFLDNIINRWEDTYNTSLGSLIFLVAIFGFATSAVLTLSFMQLFKQSWNTKSTKKQQK; via the coding sequence ATGCCTAAAATTATTTTACCCATACGTTTTGGTCTTGCAATTGCTGCTGCCCTTATAGTTTATTTTCTATTGTTATCCCTTTTTGGATTGCATGTAAATCCTTTTTTCAGCCTTTTTAATGGGGTGATTACTGGTTTCGGGATTTTTGAGGCCATAAAATACTACAAAAGGGAAAAAGGGCCTTCTTTTGAATATAGTGACGGTTTTTCTGTAGGTGTGGTAACAGGTTTTGTTGCCACGATACTTTTTACGATTTTCTTTGCCCTGTACGCGGGTAATTTCAATCCTGACTTTTTGGACAACATTATTAACCGCTGGGAGGATACTTACAATACAAGCCTGGGAAGTCTTATATTTTTAGTGGCTATTTTTGGCTTTGCCACATCAGCAGTACTTACCTTAAGTTTTATGCAGTTGTTCAAACAAAGCTGGAACACGAAGAGCACTAAGAAACAACAAAAATAA